In the Streptomyces sp. BHT-5-2 genome, one interval contains:
- a CDS encoding cupredoxin family copper-binding protein — protein sequence MSKPMSPSNTGVPAVPVTGNAVAIKNFAFSPATLKIKVGTKVTWTNQDTDTHTVTSTGSGGPLHSPALATQATYSYTFTKPGTYAYLCTIHPFMTATVEVTQ from the coding sequence ATGAGCAAGCCCATGAGCCCCTCGAACACCGGCGTGCCGGCCGTGCCGGTGACCGGGAACGCGGTGGCGATCAAGAACTTCGCCTTCTCCCCGGCCACGCTGAAGATCAAAGTGGGCACGAAGGTGACGTGGACCAACCAGGACACCGACACCCACACCGTCACCAGTACCGGTTCGGGCGGCCCGTTGCATTCGCCCGCCCTGGCCACCCAGGCCACCTACAGCTACACGTTCACCAAGCCCGGCACCTATGCCTACCTCTGCACGATCCATCCGTTCATGACCGCCACCGTGGAGGTGACGCAATGA
- a CDS encoding sigma-70 family RNA polymerase sigma factor → MPWSPRKRGGPRTDPNRSAHRVSGRGALSTADEELLRTLYAEHAGALFHYVLRLTSGDRQWAEDVVQETLLRAWQHPAAFDPARGPARAWLCTVARHLVIDAHRARQARPAEVGGEALQRATEQTPGEDQIEQALQSWAVADAVRSLSPDHRAVLLETYYRGRTMTEAAQVLGIPLGTVKSRTHYALRALRLALEERGIEP, encoded by the coding sequence ATGCCCTGGAGTCCCCGAAAACGTGGTGGTCCAAGGACCGATCCGAATCGCTCCGCGCACCGTGTCTCTGGTAGAGGGGCGCTTTCGACCGCAGATGAGGAACTCCTGCGCACGCTGTACGCCGAGCACGCAGGGGCCCTGTTCCACTACGTGCTGCGTCTGACCTCAGGAGATCGGCAATGGGCAGAGGATGTGGTGCAGGAGACGCTGCTGCGGGCGTGGCAGCATCCCGCCGCGTTCGACCCGGCCCGCGGCCCGGCCCGGGCTTGGCTGTGTACCGTCGCCCGGCACCTGGTCATCGACGCCCACCGGGCCCGGCAGGCCAGACCGGCCGAGGTCGGTGGCGAGGCCCTTCAGCGGGCCACCGAGCAGACGCCGGGCGAGGACCAGATCGAGCAGGCGCTGCAGAGCTGGGCGGTTGCCGACGCCGTCCGGTCGCTGTCCCCGGACCACCGCGCCGTGCTGCTGGAGACCTACTACCGGGGCCGGACCATGACGGAGGCCGCGCAGGTGCTGGGCATCCCGCTGGGCACCGTGAAGTCGCGGACGCACTACGCCCTGCGCGCCCTGCGGCTGGCGCTGGAGGAACGGGGCATCGAGCCATGA
- a CDS encoding anti-sigma factor yields the protein MSAEHDALRLALGGYVLGTLPSAEREQVRIHLAECAECQAEHSRLAGLPALLATVTEAEAAGRTVPAADGDLVDRLVARAAESARGPLPERPAAPAVSKEPAGGVLERLLRQAAARRRRTWRLQLAGAAASLTLIAAAAGGTWLAAIGSVGSQATPPGPTAPAVWRTFSGSDATTGVSASVKVSPSAWGSVLQVSAKGAPAGITCRLQAVGPGGARTDGATWRAGQYPPGTTIPGAVAMSPGTIDHFEIIAGNGQKMVTIRA from the coding sequence ATGAGTGCGGAGCACGACGCCCTCCGGTTGGCGCTGGGGGGATACGTCCTGGGCACGCTGCCCTCGGCGGAACGGGAACAGGTGCGCATCCACCTCGCGGAATGCGCCGAGTGCCAGGCCGAACACAGCCGGCTGGCGGGGTTGCCCGCGCTGCTGGCCACGGTGACCGAAGCCGAAGCCGCAGGACGGACAGTGCCGGCGGCCGACGGAGACCTGGTCGACCGGCTGGTGGCACGGGCAGCCGAGAGCGCGCGGGGCCCACTGCCCGAACGGCCCGCCGCCCCCGCGGTGTCGAAGGAGCCGGCAGGGGGTGTGCTGGAGAGGCTCCTCCGACAGGCCGCGGCCAGACGCCGCAGGACCTGGCGACTACAACTGGCCGGCGCCGCCGCCTCGCTGACGCTCATCGCGGCAGCGGCCGGCGGTACTTGGCTGGCGGCCATCGGCTCCGTGGGCAGTCAGGCGACGCCGCCCGGGCCGACCGCACCGGCTGTCTGGCGCACCTTCTCCGGAAGCGATGCCACCACCGGCGTCAGCGCCTCGGTGAAGGTCTCGCCCTCTGCCTGGGGCAGCGTTCTGCAGGTCTCCGCCAAGGGGGCACCTGCCGGAATCACCTGCCGGCTGCAGGCGGTCGGACCCGGCGGAGCCAGGACGGACGGCGCCACCTGGCGGGCGGGCCAGTATCCTCCCGGCACCACGATCCCAGGGGCGGTTGCCATGTCCCCGGGAACCATCGACCACTTCGAGATCATCGCAGGCAACGGTCAGAAGATGGTCACCATCAGGGCGTGA
- a CDS encoding ATP-binding protein, which produces MSVTDFPSPSPLLGRPRRHEALLTLPAQEAHVAAARHLAAALLETWSVPASERDSAVLIVDELAANAAQYGRERMTLLLVLDDGTLHIVVTDSGTAVERHRRDVAPDEHGRGTGIVQCLAQSTEVHQTRSGREVRACLRYAP; this is translated from the coding sequence ATGTCTGTGACCGATTTCCCCAGCCCGAGCCCACTGCTCGGCCGGCCCCGCCGCCACGAGGCGCTGCTCACCCTGCCCGCGCAGGAGGCACACGTCGCCGCCGCCCGTCACCTCGCGGCCGCTCTGCTGGAGACCTGGAGCGTGCCCGCAAGTGAGCGGGACTCCGCCGTTCTCATCGTCGACGAACTCGCCGCCAACGCCGCCCAGTACGGCCGCGAGCGCATGACCCTGCTGCTCGTCCTCGACGACGGCACTCTGCACATCGTGGTAACCGACTCCGGCACGGCGGTGGAACGGCATCGCCGCGACGTCGCCCCCGACGAACACGGTCGCGGCACCGGCATCGTCCAGTGCCTCGCCCAGTCGACCGAGGTCCACCAGACACGCAGCGGCCGCGAGGTCCGCGCATGCCTCAGGTACGCGCCATGA
- the tatA gene encoding Sec-independent protein translocase subunit TatA, translating to MFRNALEPWHLLILVAVVILLFGSKKLPDTARALGRSMRILKRETQAMKDDDASNEPRPDPGPAPGPRTISNAPGGSSTARTAPTDSTTGH from the coding sequence ATGTTCCGCAACGCGCTGGAACCCTGGCACCTGCTGATCCTGGTCGCGGTGGTGATTTTGCTCTTCGGCTCGAAGAAACTGCCTGACACGGCCCGGGCGTTGGGCAGGTCCATGCGGATCCTCAAGAGAGAGACCCAGGCCATGAAGGACGACGACGCCTCGAACGAGCCACGCCCCGACCCTGGTCCTGCGCCGGGACCGCGGACGATCTCGAACGCTCCCGGAGGAAGCTCCACCGCCCGCACCGCGCCCACGGACAGCACGACCGGCCACTGA
- the tatC gene encoding twin-arginine translocase subunit TatC — translation MPQSARNKEKHPESRMPLAEHLRELRNRLAKAVLAILVVTIAAAFSYKGIVNFFTRPVLDSVGCPTSFADLARQTADTTCARITISGLLAPFTLALKVSLMAGVVLASPVWLYQLWAFVAPGLHRHERKYAYAFVGAGVPLFFGGAFFAYKVLPTTAKVLIGFTPHGVANLLPLDDLLDLVTRMVVVFGLAFEMPLLLVMLNLTGVWSGRRMLGRWRGMVMGIAVFAAVATPSTDPLSMLALAAPIWALYFSAVVFSLVNDRRRAGREAAGPGADEPSDLDLTPQDIGEVEPVSADQAPPTQPDAARTHAHQQGRQQAARETCRSRREDRYPGAATDCRRPPRS, via the coding sequence GTGCCCCAGTCAGCCCGCAACAAGGAGAAGCATCCCGAGAGTCGGATGCCGCTCGCGGAGCACCTCCGTGAGCTCCGCAACCGGCTCGCCAAGGCCGTCCTTGCCATCCTGGTCGTCACGATCGCCGCGGCCTTCTCCTACAAGGGCATCGTAAACTTCTTCACCAGGCCGGTGTTGGACTCGGTCGGCTGCCCGACGTCCTTCGCCGATCTGGCCAGACAGACCGCGGACACCACCTGCGCGCGGATCACGATCAGCGGCCTGCTCGCGCCCTTCACCCTGGCACTGAAGGTGTCCCTGATGGCCGGCGTCGTGCTGGCCTCGCCGGTATGGCTGTACCAGCTGTGGGCGTTCGTCGCCCCCGGCCTGCACAGGCACGAGCGGAAGTATGCCTACGCGTTCGTCGGCGCGGGCGTCCCGCTCTTCTTCGGCGGCGCCTTCTTCGCCTACAAGGTGCTGCCCACGACCGCGAAGGTGTTGATCGGCTTCACCCCGCACGGGGTGGCCAACCTGCTGCCGCTGGACGACCTGCTCGACCTCGTCACCCGCATGGTGGTGGTCTTTGGTCTCGCTTTCGAGATGCCGCTGCTGCTGGTGATGCTGAACCTCACCGGAGTGTGGTCCGGCCGGCGGATGCTCGGCAGGTGGCGGGGCATGGTCATGGGGATCGCGGTCTTTGCGGCCGTGGCGACACCGAGCACGGACCCGCTGTCCATGCTGGCGTTGGCCGCGCCGATCTGGGCGCTCTACTTCTCCGCCGTTGTCTTTTCGCTTGTCAACGACCGGCGCAGGGCCGGAAGAGAGGCAGCGGGACCCGGCGCCGACGAGCCCTCCGACCTCGATCTCACACCGCAGGACATCGGCGAGGTGGAACCGGTGTCCGCCGACCAGGCCCCACCCACGCAGCCGGACGCGGCCAGAACTCACGCCCATCAGCAAGGTCGGCAACAGGCCGCACGGGAAACCTGCCGCTCGCGACGCGAGGACAGATACCCCGGTGCAGCAACTGACTGTCGACGTCCGCCCCGGTCTTGA
- a CDS encoding class I SAM-dependent methyltransferase yields MTDLHTTHDHQGGQEPALDFEAMYQGREVAFGADDRRSDLIPWQLDAPQPLVVELEAAGEITGPVLECGCGLGDNALFLAGKGHEVTAFDAAPSAIERSRAKAVAAGSPVTFVVADATELHASGVPGGFRTAVDSAMLHCLDADQRRAYLAGLRQVCAPGARLHVLCFRGELAAYLEMPAATDERSLREAFQDDWVIRRMEPRHYTTGLTHQEWQKLASPVSDASEQDGLVAVDENDRVLLPFWQITAELA; encoded by the coding sequence ATGACCGATCTGCACACCACGCATGACCACCAAGGCGGCCAGGAGCCGGCATTGGACTTCGAGGCGATGTACCAGGGGCGTGAGGTCGCCTTCGGAGCGGACGACCGCCGGTCGGACCTGATCCCGTGGCAACTGGACGCCCCCCAGCCGCTGGTCGTCGAGTTGGAGGCGGCAGGGGAAATCACCGGGCCGGTTCTGGAATGCGGCTGCGGTCTCGGGGACAACGCCCTGTTCTTGGCCGGTAAAGGTCATGAGGTGACCGCTTTCGACGCCGCCCCCTCCGCGATCGAGCGCAGCCGAGCCAAGGCAGTGGCCGCAGGCAGCCCGGTGACCTTCGTCGTCGCCGACGCGACGGAACTGCACGCCAGTGGTGTCCCTGGTGGCTTCCGCACAGCCGTCGACAGTGCCATGCTGCACTGCCTGGACGCCGATCAGCGGCGGGCGTACCTGGCCGGCCTGCGTCAGGTGTGCGCACCCGGCGCGAGGCTTCATGTCCTGTGCTTCCGTGGCGAGTTGGCCGCCTACCTGGAGATGCCGGCCGCCACGGACGAGCGCAGCCTGCGCGAGGCTTTCCAGGACGACTGGGTGATCCGGCGCATGGAGCCTCGCCACTACACCACCGGTTTGACCCACCAGGAATGGCAGAAGCTGGCGTCCCCCGTCTCGGACGCCTCGGAACAGGACGGCCTTGTGGCCGTCGACGAGAACGACCGGGTTCTCCTGCCGTTCTGGCAGATCACCGCAGAACTGGCGTGA
- a CDS encoding TetR/AcrR family transcriptional regulator has product MAGSATPGRRRGTELEHAIYVATLDELAANGYGRLTMDGIAARAGTGKAALYRRWPGKQPLVLDALHHALPPLPEPNPERSARDNLAGALGALNDVLAGRTLVPGIEFIVDMLHEPELRAMFAERVITPRLERIEAILRAGVHSGELEPEVVHPLAARTGPALILQSFLLTGEPPGPREIDLIIDTVLRRVTT; this is encoded by the coding sequence ATGGCAGGAAGTGCGACACCCGGCCGCCGCCGGGGTACGGAACTGGAACACGCGATCTACGTCGCGACGCTCGACGAGCTGGCCGCGAACGGCTACGGCCGACTCACCATGGACGGCATCGCCGCCCGTGCCGGCACGGGCAAGGCCGCGCTCTACCGGCGCTGGCCCGGTAAGCAGCCCCTGGTTCTGGACGCCCTGCACCACGCCCTGCCCCCGCTGCCCGAACCGAACCCGGAGCGCTCCGCCCGGGACAACCTCGCCGGCGCGCTGGGCGCCTTGAACGACGTACTGGCGGGCAGGACTCTCGTACCAGGCATCGAGTTCATCGTCGACATGCTGCACGAGCCGGAACTGCGTGCCATGTTCGCCGAAAGGGTCATCACGCCACGCCTGGAGCGCATCGAAGCCATCCTGCGCGCGGGCGTCCACAGCGGCGAGCTCGAACCCGAGGTCGTACACCCGCTGGCCGCCCGCACCGGTCCCGCGCTGATACTGCAGAGCTTTCTGCTCACCGGCGAACCACCGGGCCCCCGGGAGATCGACCTCATCATCGACACCGTGCTCCGTCGAGTGACCACCTGA
- a CDS encoding maleylpyruvate isomerase family mycothiol-dependent enzyme, with protein sequence MKTQLNDMPSHPWLGAPIDARSLFAPEQAALMATLRGLAPTDWGREALPGWTVRDLAAHILGDFYGRLARDRDDHQEGPTFVPGETLEAFIHRINQEWVDAYRRVSPAVLTDTLGLIGEQIAHHFEATDPDAPSLGVSWAGVDPAPMWLDSARDLTEFWTHRQQIRHAVGQATDSDPRLLSVVLDTFMRALPHTLREVIAPTGTQVQVRIDALAGGTWTATATADAWSLAEPDNKRPDALVELDTETAWRLCTRGIQPDTALARARIDGDRELAEAACRIVSIVY encoded by the coding sequence ATGAAAACCCAGCTCAATGACATGCCGAGCCACCCCTGGCTCGGTGCCCCGATCGATGCCCGCTCTTTGTTCGCGCCGGAGCAGGCCGCTCTGATGGCCACGCTGCGCGGCCTGGCACCCACTGACTGGGGCAGGGAGGCGCTGCCGGGCTGGACCGTGCGCGATCTCGCCGCCCATATCCTGGGCGACTTCTACGGGCGGCTCGCCCGGGACCGCGACGATCACCAGGAGGGCCCCACCTTTGTGCCGGGCGAAACCCTGGAGGCGTTCATCCACCGCATCAACCAGGAATGGGTCGACGCCTACCGCCGAGTGAGCCCGGCCGTGCTCACCGACACCCTCGGCCTGATCGGGGAGCAGATCGCCCACCACTTCGAGGCCACCGACCCTGACGCCCCGTCCCTGGGAGTCTCCTGGGCCGGCGTCGATCCGGCACCGATGTGGCTGGACAGCGCCCGCGACCTCACCGAGTTCTGGACCCACCGCCAGCAGATCCGCCACGCCGTCGGCCAGGCCACCGACTCTGATCCGCGCCTCCTCTCAGTGGTCCTGGACACCTTCATGCGGGCCCTGCCCCACACCCTGCGCGAGGTCATCGCGCCCACCGGCACGCAGGTCCAGGTGCGGATCGACGCGTTGGCCGGTGGCACTTGGACGGCGACGGCCACCGCAGACGCCTGGTCACTTGCCGAGCCGGACAACAAACGCCCCGACGCGCTCGTCGAGCTGGATACGGAAACCGCATGGCGGTTGTGCACCCGCGGCATTCAGCCGGACACCGCACTGGCTCGCGCCCGGATCGACGGCGACCGTGAACTGGCCGAAGCAGCCTGCCGGATCGTGTCAATCGTCTACTGA
- a CDS encoding oxygenase MpaB family protein, whose protein sequence is MALTVETVATELEAANKAGDPLADVLVSDLIDNKEVDGVNGLFRTIGTLKPGQDNSHLPQRLREFLDTAAGEPPGWSQQDVKAAEGFFAHHHGEASMLQGTVGLIGTYLSPTGAFTLRSTGRLGGVEGPGRRLSQSSRLFLDMGNKNALRDGSLAATVTKVRLVHASVRQLHKKSGEWNYEKWGEPVSQKYTTGASFVFSTQILQAMKHLGIDVSRDDAHGFICAWHYVNHYLGTPEKWLLPKDADEVERLWNSQRDTEWQKTDDGVFMTKQAVDFYRKFLPPGAHDAYMAMVRVALTDKYADMAGLPRSVLDLAGKPLATGHDVISSIGGGLLGGTAKDTVGVNPYKEILGVASKAFNAVERYALTHDQDDQPQMHQELHDNR, encoded by the coding sequence GTGGCTTTGACGGTTGAAACGGTCGCGACGGAGTTGGAAGCGGCGAACAAGGCAGGTGACCCACTCGCCGATGTCTTGGTGTCCGACCTGATCGACAACAAGGAGGTCGATGGCGTCAACGGCCTGTTCCGCACGATCGGGACGCTGAAGCCAGGCCAGGACAACTCGCACCTGCCGCAGCGGCTGCGCGAGTTCCTGGACACGGCCGCGGGCGAGCCGCCAGGCTGGAGCCAGCAAGACGTCAAGGCCGCGGAGGGTTTCTTCGCCCACCACCACGGCGAGGCGTCCATGCTCCAGGGCACCGTCGGGCTCATCGGCACCTACCTTTCCCCCACCGGCGCCTTCACCCTCCGCTCGACCGGCCGCCTGGGCGGCGTCGAAGGCCCCGGCCGGCGACTGTCACAGTCCTCCCGCCTCTTCCTGGACATGGGCAACAAGAACGCGCTGCGGGACGGGTCGCTGGCCGCGACCGTCACCAAGGTCCGCCTGGTCCACGCCTCGGTCCGGCAACTGCACAAGAAGAGCGGCGAGTGGAACTACGAGAAGTGGGGCGAACCGGTCTCGCAGAAATACACCACCGGCGCCTCCTTCGTCTTCAGCACCCAGATCCTCCAGGCAATGAAACACCTCGGCATCGACGTCTCCCGCGACGACGCCCACGGATTCATCTGCGCCTGGCACTACGTCAACCACTACCTCGGCACCCCGGAGAAGTGGCTGCTGCCCAAGGATGCCGACGAGGTCGAGCGCCTGTGGAACTCCCAGCGGGACACCGAATGGCAGAAGACCGACGACGGAGTCTTCATGACCAAGCAGGCCGTCGACTTCTACCGGAAGTTCCTGCCACCGGGCGCACACGACGCCTACATGGCCATGGTCCGCGTGGCACTCACCGACAAGTACGCCGACATGGCGGGCCTCCCGCGCAGTGTCCTGGACCTGGCAGGCAAGCCGCTCGCCACCGGCCACGACGTCATCAGCAGCATCGGCGGCGGCCTCCTGGGAGGCACCGCCAAGGACACCGTCGGCGTCAACCCCTACAAGGAAATCCTCGGGGTGGCGTCCAAGGCGTTCAACGCCGTCGAACGCTACGCCCTCACCCACGACCAGGACGACCAGCCGCAGATGCACCAGGAACTCCACGACAACCGCTGA
- a CDS encoding phosphatidylserine decarboxylase: protein MTQGDEQYSDNLDDFLKKITLWYETDHEGFKTMYDAAVANVVPYPEDTPEEVRCDWKGKGIQFLCDFFTEWYHWKTGVNNGLDYIEKFSWINYENDYGMVFVTSGPGFKMTADFTHLQGKQMDDDGPEGQKLIQKWVDELGPKRMADFRPGPWRTFNDFFVRELQDGKRPIDYKDDDSVVVAPADCVINMIVDELTEETPIPVKTVTMNVRQLLGDSDYAEMFIGGTAVSCILMPDSYHWYHSPVRGQVVEAREDIRGVYYGMRDFPELLNKGNVGYGYDYEMFDNFRRGYLIIKTWYPDTQGKNNEVGFVGLVPVGLNSIASVNFREKFQGLGPGLAMPVEVEKGEQIGNFKYGGSLNILLFEKGRFPALQLLQGQRIGVLDQPERTAGLFTGSYHTQSRRRRPLAP, encoded by the coding sequence ATGACGCAGGGCGACGAACAGTACTCCGACAACCTCGACGACTTCCTCAAGAAGATCACGCTGTGGTACGAGACCGACCACGAGGGCTTCAAGACCATGTACGACGCGGCGGTCGCCAACGTCGTGCCGTACCCGGAGGACACTCCCGAAGAAGTGCGCTGCGACTGGAAGGGCAAGGGCATCCAGTTCCTGTGCGACTTCTTCACGGAGTGGTACCACTGGAAGACGGGGGTCAACAACGGGCTGGACTACATCGAGAAGTTCAGTTGGATCAACTACGAGAACGACTACGGCATGGTCTTCGTGACGTCCGGCCCGGGGTTCAAAATGACCGCCGACTTCACACATCTGCAAGGGAAGCAGATGGACGACGACGGGCCGGAGGGACAGAAACTCATTCAGAAGTGGGTCGACGAGCTCGGGCCGAAGCGCATGGCCGACTTCAGGCCCGGGCCCTGGCGGACCTTCAACGACTTCTTCGTCCGGGAGTTGCAGGACGGCAAACGGCCGATCGACTACAAGGACGACGACAGCGTGGTGGTCGCCCCGGCCGACTGCGTCATCAACATGATCGTTGATGAGCTGACCGAGGAAACGCCGATCCCGGTCAAGACGGTGACCATGAACGTCAGGCAGTTGCTCGGCGACTCCGACTACGCCGAGATGTTCATCGGCGGTACTGCGGTGTCGTGCATCCTGATGCCCGACTCGTACCACTGGTACCACTCCCCGGTGAGGGGCCAGGTGGTGGAGGCCCGTGAAGACATCAGGGGCGTCTACTACGGGATGCGCGACTTCCCCGAACTGCTCAACAAGGGGAACGTCGGCTACGGGTATGACTACGAGATGTTCGACAACTTCCGCCGGGGATACCTCATCATCAAGACCTGGTACCCGGACACCCAGGGAAAGAACAACGAGGTGGGGTTCGTCGGGCTCGTACCCGTCGGTCTCAACTCGATCGCCTCCGTGAACTTCAGGGAGAAGTTCCAAGGTCTCGGGCCGGGCCTCGCGATGCCGGTCGAGGTCGAAAAGGGCGAGCAGATCGGGAACTTCAAGTACGGCGGGTCGCTGAACATCCTGCTGTTCGAGAAGGGCCGGTTCCCCGCACTGCAACTGCTCCAGGGACAGCGCATCGGAGTCCTGGACCAGCCGGAACGGACGGCCGGACTGTTCACCGGCTCCTACCACACGCAGTCCCGGCGCCGCCGCCCTCTGGCTCCCTGA
- a CDS encoding S10 family peptidase, protein MSADLVASIPANIPNTQRIDFHTPDTKKARSYSGHVHIDSKEHPGTKNHLFYWFFESQTCNPHVAVHDQQDLISQTPLLIWLNGGPGASSLLGLFLENGPLSIGADAAGTVSVTANSWNQEAHVVFWDQPVGTGYSYSDVGEYVRSENALGEMFWQALQEFFSTHPEYAQCPVYVCGESYAGKYVPTIALAIDRQNRRKTGGRHINLKGVSVGNGWIKPELSLRAMIDYVYTTGLLGISQRDALYEAHADYQAALDAGEMAKATKLGNDLVTTTLAYGGNFDIYDVRRWDDLPMGALRAYLDSKNVKEALHVPADVTWQCADNEGPVAEWLVDDNMADCSGQYAELLDKGYKALLYTGNFDTACGYRSTEEILDDLMRQKGEHAHAEWRNAPRMIWTQAQGNPKGFVRHHRNLTQVSVPGAGHQVPAFQPQICREMLYNWLFDRPFPGYDPQQSLKHRNGTLGLRKA, encoded by the coding sequence ATGTCCGCAGACCTCGTCGCCTCGATTCCGGCGAACATCCCCAACACCCAGCGGATCGACTTCCACACCCCGGACACCAAGAAGGCCCGCTCCTACTCCGGACACGTGCACATCGACAGCAAGGAGCATCCGGGGACCAAGAACCACCTGTTCTACTGGTTCTTCGAGAGCCAGACCTGCAACCCCCACGTCGCGGTCCACGACCAACAGGACCTCATCAGCCAGACACCGCTACTGATCTGGCTCAACGGCGGGCCCGGCGCCTCCTCGCTGCTGGGACTGTTCCTGGAGAACGGACCGCTGTCCATCGGCGCCGACGCCGCGGGAACAGTGTCGGTGACCGCCAACAGCTGGAACCAGGAAGCGCACGTCGTCTTCTGGGACCAGCCCGTCGGAACCGGATACAGCTACTCCGACGTCGGCGAGTACGTCCGGAGCGAGAACGCTCTCGGCGAGATGTTCTGGCAAGCCCTGCAGGAGTTCTTCAGCACGCACCCGGAGTACGCGCAATGCCCGGTGTACGTCTGCGGGGAGAGCTACGCCGGCAAGTACGTGCCGACGATCGCCCTGGCGATCGACAGGCAGAACCGCCGGAAGACCGGCGGACGGCACATCAATCTCAAGGGCGTCTCCGTCGGCAACGGCTGGATCAAACCCGAGCTGTCGCTCCGCGCCATGATCGACTACGTCTACACGACCGGGCTCCTCGGCATCAGCCAGCGGGACGCCCTGTACGAGGCCCACGCCGACTACCAGGCCGCCCTCGACGCCGGAGAGATGGCGAAGGCCACCAAGCTCGGCAACGACCTGGTCACCACGACCCTGGCGTACGGGGGAAACTTCGACATCTACGACGTGCGACGGTGGGACGACCTACCCATGGGCGCGCTGCGCGCCTACCTCGACAGCAAGAACGTGAAGGAAGCCCTGCACGTCCCGGCGGACGTCACCTGGCAGTGCGCAGACAACGAGGGCCCGGTCGCCGAATGGCTGGTGGACGACAACATGGCCGACTGCTCCGGGCAGTACGCCGAGCTCCTCGACAAGGGCTACAAGGCCCTGCTCTACACCGGGAACTTCGACACCGCCTGTGGATACCGGAGCACGGAGGAGATCCTCGACGACCTCATGCGGCAGAAAGGCGAGCACGCGCACGCGGAGTGGCGCAACGCGCCCCGCATGATCTGGACACAGGCACAGGGGAACCCGAAGGGATTCGTGCGCCACCACAGGAACCTGACGCAGGTCAGCGTGCCCGGTGCCGGGCACCAGGTGCCGGCGTTCCAGCCGCAGATCTGCCGGGAGATGCTCTACAACTGGCTCTTCGATCGCCCCTTCCCCGGCTACGACCCGCAGCAGTCGCTCAAGCACCGCAACGGCACCCTCGGCCTGCGGAAGGCATGA
- a CDS encoding SDR family NAD(P)-dependent oxidoreductase, producing MTTDVLAGGALAGKVALVTGGSRGIGAAAARALAAEGAAVAISYTASRERADAVVAQLEKADVRAAAYRADQAERRQVADLVAAVASDFGRLDILVNNAGVSVNGPVDDAEGDLAAFDRQLAVNVGGVASAIRAAAGVLEEGGRIITVGSTLAARAGFPGVADYAATKAAIVGYSKGAARDLAPRGITVNVVQPGCVATDMNPPEGDFADAQRAANPMGRFGRPEEIAAGIVFLASPGASYVNGAVLDIDGGYMA from the coding sequence ATGACTACGGACGTGCTTGCGGGCGGGGCGTTGGCGGGCAAGGTGGCTCTGGTGACCGGGGGTTCGCGGGGGATCGGGGCGGCTGCCGCGCGGGCGCTGGCCGCCGAGGGGGCCGCGGTGGCGATCAGCTACACGGCGTCGCGGGAGCGGGCCGACGCGGTGGTGGCGCAGCTGGAGAAGGCCGATGTCCGGGCGGCCGCCTACCGCGCAGACCAGGCCGAGCGGCGGCAGGTGGCCGATCTGGTGGCCGCCGTGGCGTCGGACTTCGGGCGGCTGGACATCCTGGTGAACAACGCGGGCGTGTCGGTCAATGGCCCGGTGGACGACGCCGAGGGCGATCTCGCGGCGTTCGACCGGCAGTTGGCGGTCAACGTCGGGGGTGTCGCCTCGGCCATCCGTGCCGCGGCCGGTGTCCTTGAGGAGGGCGGGCGGATCATCACGGTCGGCTCGACCCTGGCCGCTCGCGCCGGCTTCCCGGGCGTGGCCGACTATGCGGCGACCAAGGCCGCGATCGTCGGCTACAGCAAGGGTGCGGCCCGGGACCTGGCGCCGCGGGGTATCACGGTCAATGTCGTCCAGCCCGGCTGCGTGGCCACCGACATGAACCCGCCGGAAGGGGACTTCGCGGATGCTCAGCGCGCGGCCAACCCCATGGGGCGGTTCGGGCGTCCGGAGGAGATCGCGGCAGGCATCGTCTTCCTCGCGAGCCCTGGGGCGTCGTATGTGAACGGGGCCGTGCTCGACATCGACGGCGGTTACATGGCCTGA
- a CDS encoding chaplin family protein: MKIRTLSAVACLVVGATLCGTGAAAADGGARGAAGDDPGTHSRNRIQIRVWDSFNICGNSILTPLLNPASRGTCGDK, encoded by the coding sequence ATGAAGATCCGTACTCTTTCCGCTGTGGCGTGCCTGGTGGTGGGCGCGACGCTGTGCGGTACCGGTGCCGCGGCCGCCGACGGCGGAGCCAGGGGCGCCGCCGGAGATGATCCCGGTACGCACTCGCGAAACCGGATCCAGATCCGCGTCTGGGATTCGTTCAACATCTGCGGCAACAGCATCCTCACCCCGTTGCTGAACCCCGCATCGAGGGGGACCTGCGGCGACAAGTGA